A single genomic interval of Fibrobacter sp. UWB13 harbors:
- a CDS encoding TIGR02147 family protein gives MKEILEYTSYRQYIADYYAEKKASSAFTWQTFATEAGFSSRVYLKYVSEGRFNLSDSATARVADAMRLVDYEREYFTEMVKFDHAKTDAEKKSAFNKMLAIADSHKAKILEGDAFRFFESWKNPVIRELAPSMPGAKPLAIAHACRPEITAAEVSDVLNFLVKGGFLKKDGEGNYVQTEKSLTTGPMGVTPLAVRTMHRQMGELALEAIEGVAQDKRNFSGVTFGITKEGYDEIVQEIADCRKKVIAIARKNAATDEVYRLNMQLFPLTQKQELKK, from the coding sequence ATGAAAGAAATACTAGAATATACGAGCTATCGCCAGTATATTGCAGACTACTACGCTGAGAAAAAGGCGAGTTCTGCGTTTACCTGGCAGACGTTCGCTACCGAAGCTGGTTTTTCTTCACGTGTTTATCTGAAATACGTGAGCGAAGGCCGCTTTAACTTGAGCGATTCGGCGACCGCCCGCGTGGCAGATGCTATGCGCTTGGTCGATTACGAACGCGAATATTTCACCGAAATGGTCAAGTTTGACCACGCCAAAACGGATGCCGAGAAGAAGTCTGCATTCAACAAAATGCTTGCAATTGCAGACTCCCACAAGGCTAAAATCTTGGAAGGCGATGCGTTCCGCTTTTTCGAAAGCTGGAAAAATCCGGTCATACGTGAACTTGCACCGTCTATGCCTGGCGCAAAACCGCTCGCAATTGCACATGCCTGCCGCCCAGAAATTACCGCCGCCGAAGTCAGCGATGTGCTGAACTTCCTCGTCAAAGGCGGATTCCTGAAAAAAGATGGCGAAGGCAATTACGTACAAACGGAAAAATCCTTGACGACGGGCCCCATGGGGGTAACGCCGCTGGCTGTCCGCACGATGCACCGTCAAATGGGCGAGCTTGCGCTTGAGGCGATTGAAGGCGTTGCTCAGGACAAGCGAAATTTCTCGGGTGTCACGTTCGGCATCACTAAAGAAGGATACGATGAAATCGTGCAAGAAATTGCCGATTGCCGTAAAAAAGTTATCGCCATTGCTCGGAAAAACGCCGCTACAGACGAAGTCTATCGCCTGAACATGCAGCTTTTCCCGCTGACGCAAAAACAAGAATTAAAAAAATAG
- a CDS encoding DEAD/DEAH box helicase — MKFEELPLANPLQRAVRAVGYETPTPIQERSIPSLLEGKDLLGIAQTGTGKTAAFALPILQRLLDSGKFRSPKTCRALILLPTRELAIQVEDCFKEYAQFTAISTACIFGGVNDNPQKQKLIRGVDVLVATPGRLLDLIGQKAVSLKKLEFFVLDEADRMLDMGFIHDIRKVVAMLPQDRQNLFFSATMPEEISKLAATILRPNPVRVEVAPQSTPIERIRQELYRIDKRRKGALLKELLAEHPEMKKVLVFCRTKHGADKIVRVLEKAGIKCAAIHGNKSQNRRQEALGNFKCEQIRVLVATDIAARGIDVDDVSHVFNYDLPNEHETFVHRIGRTARAGKEGVAISFCSPDEESDLRGIEKLTRVKIPEGDQSIYEKLPPPQKETAESMMRNSRGRMSREEAQARAAETRNKQGSHKDNRGPRGRKDNRKESLENARNANAENPQRNNAPRNPEQNAPADNTPNPQNGGRRHRRNRPGSRARRRMRESQSQQQ; from the coding sequence ATGAAATTTGAAGAACTTCCTTTGGCAAATCCGTTGCAGCGGGCTGTCCGCGCTGTTGGTTACGAAACCCCGACCCCGATTCAAGAACGTTCCATCCCGAGCCTTCTCGAAGGCAAGGATCTCTTGGGAATTGCTCAGACGGGGACTGGTAAGACGGCCGCATTTGCACTCCCGATTTTGCAGCGACTTTTGGATTCCGGGAAGTTCCGTTCTCCCAAAACTTGCCGTGCATTGATTTTGTTGCCGACACGTGAGCTTGCCATCCAAGTGGAAGACTGCTTCAAGGAATATGCGCAGTTCACGGCAATTTCAACGGCGTGTATTTTTGGTGGCGTGAACGACAATCCGCAAAAGCAAAAACTTATTCGCGGTGTCGATGTGCTTGTCGCGACTCCGGGACGTTTGTTGGATTTAATTGGGCAAAAGGCGGTGTCTCTCAAGAAGCTTGAATTCTTTGTGCTCGACGAAGCTGACCGCATGCTCGATATGGGCTTTATCCATGATATCCGCAAGGTTGTAGCGATGCTCCCGCAAGACCGACAGAATTTGTTCTTTAGCGCTACGATGCCGGAAGAAATTTCGAAACTTGCAGCGACGATTTTGCGCCCGAATCCGGTGCGAGTTGAAGTCGCGCCGCAGAGCACTCCGATTGAACGCATTCGTCAGGAACTTTATCGCATTGACAAGCGCCGCAAGGGGGCTCTCCTCAAGGAACTCTTGGCAGAACACCCTGAAATGAAAAAGGTGCTTGTGTTCTGCCGTACAAAGCATGGTGCAGATAAAATTGTGCGTGTGCTCGAAAAGGCGGGTATCAAGTGTGCCGCTATTCATGGGAACAAGAGCCAGAACCGCCGCCAGGAAGCTCTCGGGAATTTCAAGTGCGAACAAATTCGAGTGCTCGTGGCTACAGATATTGCAGCACGTGGCATTGACGTGGACGATGTGAGCCATGTGTTCAATTACGACTTGCCGAATGAACATGAAACGTTTGTGCATCGCATTGGCCGTACGGCCCGTGCAGGGAAGGAAGGCGTTGCCATTTCGTTCTGCTCTCCGGACGAAGAATCCGATTTGCGTGGAATTGAAAAGCTTACACGCGTGAAAATCCCGGAAGGTGATCAGAGCATTTACGAGAAACTCCCGCCTCCGCAAAAAGAAACAGCCGAAAGCATGATGCGTAATTCTCGTGGTCGTATGTCCCGCGAAGAAGCTCAGGCCCGCGCTGCGGAAACTCGCAATAAACAAGGTTCGCATAAGGATAATCGCGGTCCTCGCGGTCGCAAGGACAATCGCAAAGAAAGTCTCGAGAACGCCCGTAATGCAAATGCCGAAAATCCGCAGCGTAACAATGCGCCGCGCAATCCCGAACAAAACGCTCCGGCCGATAACACCCCGAATCCGCAGAACGGCGGTCGCCGTCATCGCCGCAACCGCCCGGGTTCCCGCGCTCGCCGCCGCATGCGCGAATCGCAATCCCAACAGCAGTAA
- a CDS encoding GGDEF domain-containing protein gives MIVCNLWRFQTRSRADRNLLLMMFLALTSCIADPISYSMKGVPGLVPKIAVYATSTWLFAANMLASFFWVRFLSFHLNGGIPRRSRIVLDSIVAVGITLLLINIFTPIVFSIDENNLYSRTDLYAFFLVVDYLFVVYSVVVYIKARAKGGILKFFPIWVYLAPILVGGVVQSLYYGISVIPTSIAVSIAGVLASLQNEMIYHDQLTGLFNRSYLNYLLDKLTDRTKLNITGIMIDLNGFKRINDELGHAVGDDALVITARILKSAVGNAGSVVRYAGDEFIILLNTQDDVAIENCLARIRHSFDKFNKETDKPYKLFISVGFHKFDMKNESADAFINAVDERMYEDKEAFYAAHAEMNRRKR, from the coding sequence ATGATTGTTTGTAATTTATGGCGTTTCCAGACGCGTAGCCGTGCGGACCGGAATTTGCTATTGATGATGTTCCTTGCTCTCACGAGCTGCATAGCCGACCCGATTTCTTATTCGATGAAGGGCGTGCCCGGCCTTGTTCCAAAGATTGCCGTTTATGCGACGAGTACGTGGCTTTTTGCGGCGAATATGCTTGCAAGCTTTTTCTGGGTGCGCTTTTTGTCGTTCCATTTGAATGGTGGAATCCCGCGCCGTTCTAGAATTGTGCTCGACTCAATTGTTGCCGTTGGCATTACTTTGCTCTTGATAAATATCTTTACGCCGATTGTATTTTCTATCGACGAGAACAACCTTTATTCGAGAACTGATCTGTACGCTTTCTTCTTAGTGGTAGATTACTTGTTTGTCGTTTATAGCGTTGTGGTTTATATCAAGGCGCGCGCGAAAGGCGGCATTCTCAAGTTTTTCCCGATTTGGGTTTATCTCGCGCCGATTCTCGTCGGTGGCGTGGTGCAGTCGCTTTATTATGGCATTTCTGTGATTCCGACGAGTATCGCCGTCTCGATTGCGGGCGTGCTTGCGAGCCTCCAGAACGAGATGATTTACCATGACCAACTGACAGGTCTTTTTAACCGTTCCTATTTGAATTACCTGTTGGACAAACTTACGGACCGGACGAAGTTGAACATTACGGGTATCATGATTGACTTGAATGGGTTCAAGCGTATCAACGATGAATTAGGCCATGCGGTGGGTGACGATGCGTTGGTGATAACGGCCCGAATCCTGAAATCGGCGGTGGGTAACGCAGGTAGCGTAGTTCGCTATGCGGGCGATGAATTTATTATTTTGTTGAATACTCAAGATGACGTTGCGATAGAAAATTGCCTTGCTCGAATTCGCCACTCTTTTGATAAATTCAATAAAGAAACGGACAAACCTTACAAACTTTTTATTTCCGTTGGATTCCACAAGTTCGACATGAAGAACGAAAGTGCGGATGCCTTTATTAACGCTGTTGATGAGCGCATGTACGAGGATAAAGAAGCGTTCTATGCCGCTCATGCTGAAATGAATCGCCGTAAGCGTTAA
- a CDS encoding methionine ABC transporter permease: MSPIIELVLQSTWETVVMVFFSTLFAILLGFPLGIFLFVTSPRGIAPKIIPYQLISRIVNVLRSFPFVILMIVLFPLSRVVLGTAIGTEATIIPLSIAAAPFIARLTETALNEVDKGVIQAAVAMGASKRQVVRKVLIPEALPSIISGVTLTIITLIGYSAMAGAIGGGGLGDLAIRYGYQRFRTDVMIESVVIIIAMVEVIQFLGNKAATLVVKYPIGSFGRQKSPK; this comes from the coding sequence ATGAGTCCTATAATAGAACTGGTTTTGCAATCGACTTGGGAAACTGTCGTCATGGTTTTCTTTTCGACGTTGTTCGCGATTCTTCTCGGATTTCCTCTTGGAATTTTCTTATTTGTCACATCCCCGCGCGGTATCGCTCCCAAAATTATTCCGTATCAATTAATTAGCCGTATCGTGAATGTGCTGCGTTCGTTCCCGTTCGTGATTTTGATGATTGTGCTGTTCCCGCTTTCCCGTGTGGTGTTGGGTACGGCGATTGGAACTGAGGCAACGATTATTCCGCTATCCATTGCGGCGGCTCCTTTTATTGCGCGCTTGACCGAAACGGCGTTGAACGAGGTGGACAAGGGCGTAATCCAGGCGGCTGTTGCCATGGGCGCATCCAAACGTCAGGTGGTGCGAAAAGTGTTGATTCCCGAAGCGCTTCCATCGATTATTTCTGGTGTTACTTTGACTATAATCACGCTGATTGGCTATTCGGCGATGGCGGGGGCAATCGGCGGGGGAGGTCTTGGTGATCTAGCCATCCGTTATGGCTACCAGCGTTTCCGTACTGACGTAATGATCGAATCGGTCGTTATCATCATTGCGATGGTGGAGGTTATCCAGTTCCTCGGCAACAAGGCGGCAACTTTGGTGGTGAAATACCCTATCGGGAGTTTTGGACGCCAGAAAAGTCCTAAATAA
- a CDS encoding methionine ABC transporter ATP-binding protein, with product MQLRLEHLNKTYTTKRASVTAVKDVSLDFPDNSIIGIIGKSGAGKSSLLRLASLLETPDRGEVYYDGVRVDHLPKKELNRRRLEIGMIFQNFNLFSSRTAGKNVAFPLELAGWNRRDIDARVKEMLALVGLEDRENSPITTLSGGQKQRVAIARALAPRPNILFCDEATSALDPQTTHEILDLIKKIHAGMNLTVVMITHQMEVVRDACQYVAVVDKGYVIETGAVSDVFRSPRHEITREFLSNIRREEITVDSAIAYLQAQGYEVNKR from the coding sequence ATGCAGCTTAGGCTCGAACATCTCAATAAAACATACACGACAAAACGCGCAAGCGTCACGGCAGTCAAGGATGTTTCCCTTGATTTTCCTGATAATTCCATCATCGGCATTATCGGCAAGAGCGGGGCTGGCAAATCTTCGCTGTTGCGGCTTGCGAGTTTGTTAGAAACTCCCGATAGGGGCGAGGTCTATTACGATGGCGTTCGTGTGGACCATTTGCCAAAAAAAGAGCTGAACCGCCGTAGGCTCGAAATCGGAATGATTTTCCAGAATTTTAATTTGTTCAGTTCTCGCACGGCAGGCAAGAATGTGGCGTTCCCGCTGGAACTTGCAGGTTGGAACCGCCGCGATATCGACGCTCGCGTCAAAGAGATGCTTGCGCTTGTGGGCCTTGAAGACCGCGAGAATTCGCCGATTACAACACTTTCGGGCGGTCAAAAACAGCGCGTGGCGATTGCACGTGCCTTGGCGCCGCGGCCGAACATTCTTTTTTGCGACGAAGCGACGAGTGCGCTCGACCCGCAGACGACTCACGAAATTCTGGACTTGATTAAGAAAATCCACGCAGGAATGAATCTCACAGTGGTGATGATTACGCACCAGATGGAAGTGGTGCGCGATGCTTGCCAATATGTCGCTGTTGTAGACAAAGGTTACGTTATCGAGACGGGTGCGGTGTCGGATGTTTTCCGTTCGCCCAGGCACGAAATCACTCGTGAATTTTTGTCGAACATCCGTCGCGAAGAAATCACAGTGGATTCCGCTATCGCTTATTTGCAGGCTCAAGGTTACGAGGTGAACAAAAGATGA
- a CDS encoding MetQ/NlpA family ABC transporter substrate-binding protein, with the protein MNISKIILSVAFAAVATFSAEVIKVGATPEPHASILNLVKDDLAKAGYELKVVEFTDYVTPNEALESGELDANYFQHLPYLESFNKEKGTHLVNAGGIHVEPFALYPSKNSKKKVKSLADLKKGATIAIPNDPTNEGRALLLLQAAGLIKLDPKSGITATPIDITENPKKLKFKELEAASLPRILQDVDAAAINGNYAIPAGLNASSHGLFVENASSPYVNVIAVKAGNEKSAKIQALVNALKSEKVKNWIKGKYTKGEVVPVF; encoded by the coding sequence ATGAATATCAGTAAGATTATTTTGTCTGTTGCTTTTGCCGCTGTTGCTACGTTTTCTGCCGAAGTCATCAAGGTTGGTGCGACTCCGGAGCCGCATGCTTCCATCTTGAACTTGGTTAAGGATGACCTTGCCAAGGCTGGTTATGAACTCAAGGTTGTTGAGTTCACAGATTACGTGACTCCGAACGAGGCGCTGGAATCTGGCGAATTAGATGCCAATTACTTCCAGCATTTGCCATACCTCGAAAGTTTCAATAAAGAAAAGGGAACGCATCTTGTGAATGCGGGCGGCATTCATGTGGAACCTTTCGCACTTTATCCGTCGAAGAATTCCAAGAAAAAGGTCAAATCGCTTGCGGATTTGAAGAAAGGTGCAACGATTGCGATTCCGAACGACCCGACCAACGAAGGGCGCGCCTTGCTTTTGTTGCAGGCTGCTGGCCTTATTAAGCTTGATCCAAAGTCTGGCATCACTGCAACTCCCATTGATATTACCGAGAATCCGAAAAAGCTGAAGTTCAAGGAACTGGAGGCGGCTTCGCTCCCGCGCATTTTGCAGGATGTGGATGCGGCAGCCATCAACGGCAACTATGCGATTCCGGCAGGTCTTAATGCATCGTCTCATGGTTTGTTTGTTGAAAATGCGAGTTCGCCTTACGTGAATGTTATTGCGGTCAAGGCGGGTAACGAGAAGTCTGCAAAGATTCAGGCCTTGGTGAACGCACTCAAGAGCGAAAAGGTCAAGAATTGGATTAAGGGCAAGTACACCAAGGGCGAAGTGGTTCCCGTTTTTTAG
- a CDS encoding zinc ribbon domain-containing protein, which yields MEVREVLLKLRSNQNLTQDQMAERLHVTRQAVSRWETGETQPNTEMLKVISREFDVSINTLLGAPRQLFCQCCGMPLSEDSMISREPSGEFNEDYCKWCYTDGKFVYNDKSALLDFLLSHMPNPDNTPDAERRAFFDKHLSQLKHWKQA from the coding sequence ATGGAAGTACGAGAAGTTTTGCTTAAGTTGCGCTCGAATCAAAACCTGACCCAGGACCAGATGGCCGAACGCTTGCATGTAACGCGCCAAGCTGTGAGCCGCTGGGAAACTGGCGAAACCCAGCCGAATACTGAAATGCTCAAAGTCATCTCCCGTGAATTCGACGTGTCCATCAACACGTTGCTCGGCGCTCCGCGCCAACTCTTCTGCCAATGCTGCGGAATGCCTCTCAGCGAAGATTCCATGATCAGCCGTGAACCCAGCGGCGAATTCAACGAAGATTATTGCAAGTGGTGCTATACCGACGGTAAGTTTGTTTACAACGACAAGTCGGCCCTCCTCGATTTTCTGCTTTCGCACATGCCCAATCCCGACAATACTCCCGACGCAGAACGCCGCGCCTTTTTCGACAAACACCTCTCGCAACTAAAGCATTGGAAACAAGCGTAA
- the alaS gene encoding alanine--tRNA ligase has translation MSEKMTSAQVRESFIKFFESKGHLFVRSSPVVPHDDPTLMFTNAGMNQFKAIFLGDNPKGWKRACNSQKCLRVSGKHNDLDVVGRDNYHHTFFEMLGNWSFGDYYKKEAISWAWELLTEVWKLPKERLFATVYQDDDEAWQIWKDVSGLPDDRIMRFDAHSNFWEMGDTGPCGPCSEIHYDRGDLATQAETFKDPIKGVNGENDRYIEIWNNVFMQYERVSDGSLIPLKAKNVDTGMGFERICAILQGKTSNYDTDVFTPIIAKIAELSGVPYNDGEAGTPHRVIADHIRAISFAIADGALPSNEGRGYVLRRILRRASRFARLLGQKKPFICQLVQVLADTMGDAFPEIRERKEFVASVIKSEEESFIRTLDAGLERFAAISAELKKGDKIPGDKVFLLYDTYGFPPDLTGILAEEKGLLIDEEGYEKCMNEQKERARANMKQGINTMGTEGWTQYSEASTNFVGYELSACETKVVRWREDKGVLSIVLETSPFYAEMGGQVGDKGTLVSADLEIQVFDTVKVNDTALCRGKVVKGEANEKTMGAVFMATVDNDRRADIRKNHSATHLLQAALREVLGTHVQQQGSFVSNELLRFDFSHFNAMTAEEIQKVEDIVNAKIMECLPVHTDVMDVDEAKASGAMALFGEKYGDKVRVVKMGDAGVEFSRELCGGLHVQNTGNIGMVKIVSESSVSAGVRRIEAVSGRGALSLLRAGTQILNALREQLRCKDAEVLDRIQQTFAKTQNLEKSLQSVKLELATLAAAELLNGGINVAGVNLYVRELSIPDEKYKNLLDGVQNKLDVDSVAVIANKDNGSGSIAVMVGKNVQAKGIKAGDIVKDLAKACNGKGGGRPDRAQAGTREPEKIAEAIANANNWIRAKLGA, from the coding sequence ATGTCCGAAAAAATGACTTCTGCGCAAGTGCGCGAATCCTTTATCAAGTTCTTCGAATCCAAGGGCCACCTCTTCGTGCGTTCTTCGCCGGTGGTTCCGCATGACGACCCGACGCTCATGTTCACGAACGCGGGCATGAACCAGTTCAAGGCAATTTTCCTTGGCGACAATCCGAAGGGTTGGAAGCGCGCATGCAACAGCCAGAAGTGCCTCCGCGTGTCTGGTAAGCACAACGACCTCGACGTTGTGGGCCGCGACAACTACCACCACACCTTCTTCGAAATGCTCGGTAACTGGAGCTTCGGTGACTACTATAAGAAGGAAGCTATTTCCTGGGCATGGGAACTCCTCACTGAAGTTTGGAAGCTCCCGAAGGAACGCCTCTTTGCGACCGTTTATCAGGACGATGACGAAGCCTGGCAGATTTGGAAGGACGTGTCCGGTCTTCCGGATGACCGCATCATGCGCTTTGACGCTCACTCCAACTTCTGGGAAATGGGCGACACCGGTCCGTGCGGTCCTTGCTCCGAAATCCATTACGACCGTGGCGACCTCGCTACGCAGGCCGAAACGTTCAAGGACCCGATCAAGGGCGTGAACGGCGAAAACGACCGCTACATCGAAATTTGGAATAACGTGTTCATGCAGTATGAACGCGTGAGCGACGGTTCCCTCATTCCGCTCAAGGCCAAGAACGTCGATACCGGTATGGGCTTCGAACGTATCTGCGCTATTCTCCAGGGCAAGACCAGCAACTATGATACCGACGTGTTCACCCCGATTATCGCAAAGATCGCTGAACTCTCCGGCGTTCCCTACAACGATGGCGAAGCCGGCACCCCGCACCGCGTGATTGCCGACCACATCCGCGCTATTTCGTTTGCAATTGCCGATGGCGCTCTCCCGTCTAACGAAGGCCGTGGCTACGTGCTCCGCCGCATTCTCCGCCGCGCAAGCCGCTTTGCTCGCTTGCTTGGTCAGAAGAAGCCGTTCATTTGCCAGCTCGTTCAGGTGCTTGCCGACACGATGGGCGATGCCTTCCCGGAAATCCGTGAACGCAAGGAATTTGTTGCAAGCGTGATCAAGAGCGAAGAAGAAAGCTTTATCCGTACGCTTGACGCTGGTCTCGAACGCTTCGCCGCTATCTCTGCCGAACTCAAGAAGGGCGACAAGATTCCGGGCGACAAGGTGTTCCTCCTCTATGATACTTATGGATTCCCGCCGGACCTCACTGGCATTCTCGCCGAAGAAAAGGGCCTCCTCATCGATGAAGAAGGCTACGAAAAGTGCATGAATGAACAGAAGGAACGCGCCCGCGCTAACATGAAGCAGGGCATCAACACGATGGGTACCGAAGGCTGGACGCAGTACAGCGAAGCTAGCACAAACTTTGTCGGTTATGAACTCTCCGCTTGCGAAACGAAGGTTGTCCGCTGGCGCGAAGACAAGGGCGTGCTCTCTATCGTCCTCGAAACCTCTCCGTTCTATGCCGAAATGGGTGGCCAGGTTGGTGACAAGGGAACGCTCGTTTCTGCCGACCTCGAAATTCAGGTGTTCGACACCGTGAAGGTGAACGATACTGCTCTCTGCCGTGGTAAGGTCGTGAAGGGCGAAGCTAACGAAAAGACGATGGGCGCCGTGTTTATGGCAACTGTCGATAACGATCGTCGCGCTGATATCCGCAAGAACCACTCCGCAACGCACTTGCTCCAGGCCGCTCTCCGCGAAGTGCTTGGCACTCACGTGCAGCAGCAGGGTAGCTTCGTTTCGAACGAACTCCTCCGCTTCGACTTCAGCCACTTCAACGCCATGACCGCTGAAGAAATCCAGAAGGTCGAAGACATCGTGAACGCCAAGATCATGGAATGCTTGCCGGTCCACACCGACGTGATGGACGTCGATGAAGCTAAGGCTAGCGGTGCTATGGCTCTGTTCGGCGAAAAGTATGGCGACAAGGTCCGCGTCGTGAAGATGGGTGACGCTGGCGTCGAATTCTCCCGCGAACTTTGCGGTGGCTTGCATGTGCAGAACACCGGTAACATCGGCATGGTGAAGATTGTTTCTGAATCTAGCGTGTCCGCTGGCGTGCGCCGTATCGAAGCTGTCTCTGGCCGTGGCGCCTTGAGCCTCCTCCGCGCTGGTACGCAGATCCTCAACGCTCTCCGCGAACAGCTCCGCTGCAAGGATGCCGAAGTTCTCGACCGCATCCAGCAGACGTTTGCCAAGACGCAGAACCTCGAAAAGAGCCTCCAGTCCGTAAAGCTCGAACTTGCAACACTTGCCGCTGCCGAACTCTTGAACGGTGGCATCAACGTGGCTGGCGTGAACCTCTACGTTCGCGAACTTTCTATCCCGGATGAAAAGTACAAGAACTTGCTGGACGGCGTTCAGAACAAGCTTGACGTCGATAGCGTTGCTGTGATTGCAAACAAGGACAATGGTTCCGGTAGCATCGCCGTGATGGTTGGCAAGAACGTTCAGGCCAAGGGCATCAAGGCTGGCGACATCGTCAAAGATCTCGCCAAGGCTTGCAACGGTAAGGGCGGTGGCCGTCCGGACCGTGCTCAGGCTGGTACCCGCGAACCGGAAAAGATTGCCGAAGCTATCGCTAACGCTAACAACTGGATTCGCGCCAAGCTCGGTGCTTAG
- a CDS encoding family 16 glycosylhydrolase, with protein sequence MKKILIPMVAMAFFAACSDTNAPTYPVASNPTAGSSSSSEALLPVGESSSSVAPVAGVSSSSVDVLGVSSSSVDALPAVSSSSNGAAQFTYSVPPLTAIDPTKSYSFYGAELTGRDQFKYGRFEARMKMAAISGTVSSMFVYYDDSWEKGEKPWNEIDIEVLGKAPDAWQSNIITREGDPSIKANTASESKPLHEFGFDATQDFHLYAIVWTPEYVSWEIDSVEVRRDEIGLSRGTHADADQVKFLTEEQSLRFNLWASKSAAWTGKWDGGIGLPIEQQIDYVRVYSYDEATKGFTVLWQDDFDGEDLDPKHWDRGNWEMERVNLRPDNVIVENGVCRLIMDYEAN encoded by the coding sequence ATGAAAAAGATTCTTATCCCGATGGTTGCAATGGCTTTCTTCGCCGCTTGCTCTGATACCAACGCCCCCACCTACCCGGTTGCTTCTAATCCGACTGCGGGTTCATCCTCCAGCTCCGAAGCTCTCCTTCCGGTTGGTGAATCTTCCAGCTCTGTTGCTCCGGTTGCAGGAGTTTCTTCTAGCTCTGTCGATGTTCTTGGCGTATCCTCCAGCTCTGTGGATGCTCTCCCGGCAGTTTCCTCTAGCTCGAATGGCGCTGCTCAGTTTACCTACAGTGTTCCGCCGCTGACCGCTATTGATCCGACTAAGTCGTACTCCTTCTATGGTGCAGAACTTACGGGTCGTGACCAGTTCAAGTATGGCCGTTTCGAAGCCCGCATGAAGATGGCTGCTATCTCTGGCACGGTGAGCTCCATGTTCGTCTATTATGATGACTCCTGGGAAAAGGGTGAAAAGCCTTGGAACGAAATCGATATCGAAGTTTTGGGCAAGGCTCCAGACGCATGGCAGTCCAACATCATTACACGTGAAGGCGATCCGTCTATCAAGGCAAATACCGCTTCCGAAAGCAAGCCGCTTCATGAATTTGGTTTTGATGCCACGCAGGACTTCCACCTCTACGCTATCGTCTGGACTCCGGAATACGTTTCTTGGGAAATCGACAGCGTCGAAGTTCGTCGTGATGAGATTGGTCTCAGCCGTGGTACTCACGCCGATGCTGACCAGGTCAAGTTCCTGACTGAAGAACAGTCCCTCCGCTTCAACCTCTGGGCTTCCAAGAGCGCCGCATGGACGGGCAAGTGGGATGGCGGTATCGGTCTCCCGATTGAACAGCAGATCGACTATGTCCGCGTGTACTCTTACGATGAAGCCACTAAGGGCTTTACGGTGCTCTGGCAGGATGACTTCGATGGCGAAGATCTTGATCCGAAGCATTGGGACCGTGGCAACTGGGAAATGGAACGCGTGAACCTCCGCCCGGACAACGTCATTGTTGAAAACGGTGTTTGCCGTCTCATCATGGACTACGAAGCTAACTAA